Sequence from the Meriones unguiculatus strain TT.TT164.6M chromosome 5, Bangor_MerUng_6.1, whole genome shotgun sequence genome:
GAGTTCAAGATTGGAGCGCCTGCAGGCTGCGGTGGctcaggcctgcaatcccagctttAGGAAGGCTAAGCCGGAGAAACACCCAGCGTTTGAGGACACACAGGGAGACCTTTGCCAAGGGAATGTTTGGCTTTGATACACGCACTAAGTCTTCTGTGATGTTAGCCGGAGGGGAGAAGATGGCAACTTTGCCACCCCTGCAACAGCCAAACTCCTGTGGTTGGGTGGTCGGTGCTTCCCATGGCTTGAGAACAGAATCCCAGTCTCAAACCTCTTTACCATTCAGCTTTTATAAAAGGGCAGGCTGTGGCCTTCTGAGCACGATGATGGCCCTCCCTTAGGCTGGGTGCCTCTCCTACCACTGTCCTCCTTAAACAGAAGCCCACCTCCATGGTGAAGACTGCTGAAGACCAGAGCAGGCTTCTCATGAACTTCACATTACAAATAAGTTTCTCTGCCTTACAGCCTGCTTTTAAGTTTAATTTCCAAGTGGGAACCTGTACAGCCGATAAGATAGAGGTACATGTGTGGATGCATGAGCTGTCATAACCCCTCGAGAGACAGCTGACATCTTCATTCGACTAGCTCAATGCAGAAATGTTCCGTGAATGCTCAGGTTAGAACACCGTCCTGAAATAAGGAGACACAGCTGCTGTCTGGGGCCTGTCTTCACTCCAACACCTGCTTATATGGCCACGGTTCCTTCTTTGGAGGCAGCTTCACTGTTCTTGCCATATCAGATTTCAGCCAGTCAAGAGTCTGTGGGCACCGTCAGTCCATCTCCTAAGGAAGGAGCAGCACAGAGTCAATCTCATTCTAGGGCTCAGTGCTTCAGAACACAAGCGCCGGGCGCTGGCTGTGGCTCAGCAAACAGCGCGTGCCTAGCTCTCAGAGACCTGGGCTCAAGCCCCAGCACCGCTAATCCAGGTGTGGGACTGCGTGCCTGcagacccagcactcaggatgcagaggcaggaggattaccttGTGTTCCACTGCTATCTTGGGACAGAGTGTAGATTCCGCCTTCCCCCATAAACAACTCCTCCCAACAAAGGAAATCCTGGGTAATGTTTCTGGCAGGTTCTAAAATTCCAAACATCCACAAATATGATTGCAGATTATCTATATCCGTCATATCCATCTAGCTTCCACTTGGGGATGTGGAACCAGAGCAGGACACTTTTGGGGAACGTGGCCCTTTTTGAGCAGTCTGGGAAGACTGGCCTTGGGTTTAGCTCGGTGTAAGCATTTTGTGAGCATGCGCACTGCCCTGGAGTTAATTCACAGCACCGCCAAAATAAAAACTCAGGGCTACCTTAGCAGAGGACGTATTCTCAGATTCCTGGAGATTCCCTTTTCACCGAATTTGTTTATTACTCCTATTGGTTTATCTCTGTCATCCTTGGGAAGCACACGCTTTTATAGAGAATTTAAATTATGGGCCAGTGACATGGCTCCGTGGGCAAAGACGTATAttgccaagcctaatgacctgagttcaatcctcaggacccacacggtggaaggagagaaccctaCCCTaaagctgtcccctgacctccccACATAAACATAGGAAAGTGTAGAAGCTTTTTGATTACTTATGCGTGGGGCTGTGGAAATGGCTCACTGAGTTGCTAGGCAGGCATGAAAAGTTGagctcagatccccagcacccatgttgcaGCTCACAAGCACTTGTAATTCTTTAATTCTAGTCCCggaggatctaacaccctcttctggcctctgtgggcatcaggcacacactCAGGTAGAGCACCCATATACACAAAAcaactgtaaccccagtgctggcgAGGAAGGGAGGCAAGTGGCAACCCAGAGCTTGATGGCCAGCTAGTTTAGCCTAAACGGCAAGCGCCAGCTTCACTGAGACCCCGCCTCAAAAAGACAGCGCAAGCTCAAAGGCAGCACCTGATaatgacctctggcttccatgtgcacacaacacacacacacacacacacacacacacacacacacagagcccaaGGGAGCTCTTCGCTCATGCTCCAAGTCTCCCCATCCTGGGATCCCACCTGCAGAGTGGGATCTCCTCTAAACAGTCTGCAGTTGGTCAAaacggggggcgggggggggggctcagGCTGAAGCTCTGCTGGGTTAGGGTAGGGCAAGCAAGCGGGCAGGGACCACAGGGCCCCATGAGAAGCCAGGGGTAGGGGGAGGCTGGTATCACCGGTCCTTACATTTCTAACCAAGTTCCTCACATAGGTGAACAGGTTCTGGTTAATAAAGTTCACTGTCGTGCGAAAGACATCACGGAGCAAGGACGGCATGTGACTGGCCACTTTTTTGGCCAGCAGCATGGTCATTATCAGCATGGCCTTGTCGCTCTCCATGTCTTTAGGGTAGGCCGTCTTCACCTCATCGAGGGCTTGGGCCAGGTAGTTCCTTCTGTCCTGCACATTAAAGAAGACAGAGACTGAACCCGGCAGAAGGAGGGAGAAGCCTTTCAGAGCGGAGGTTCCCCCCCAACAAGCTCTTTACTCTGACCTAAGGGATCCTAAGTCTCAGCCAACTAAATTCTTTGGGGAGACTATACTGGTGGGCAGTCACGGACAGGCTTACTTCCTGGAAGAGACTCTGTGTCAACAAAGGAAGAGGTCCCCCCACTTCCCCAGTGCCCGAGAAGGGGAGCTCCCAGGCTGGAGTCACGTACTTCCTCCGACAGGTCGCCGGTCATGAACTGCGAGGCCAGCTGTCTCACCAGCGTGGGCCGGATGCGCTGGTCCATCTCATCGCCTACTTGGGCGAGATGTCTGGCAAGGTTCTGGATGAGTTCTTCCTGACTTTCAGAATCTGCACGTTGAGGCAGCAAATACAAACAAGACTCAGCAACGGTCCCGGCCAAATGGCTTCATGCCACATGCCCGAGAGGGGACCAGCCATGGCCCCCGGGTCCAGGGGAAGCCCGAGGGGCAGATGCCGGCCGGAGACGCAGGCCTTTCCCAGAGGCGCAGCGTCGCTGAGGGGAACCTGGGTCCAGCCTGGCACTAGGGAAGCAGCTGCGCAGTCAGCAGCAACCGCGTCCCTGCTCTGTGTGCCCTCCCGGACCCCAGGCCTCCTTCACCTCCTCACAGGGCGGCGGAGgagctggctgttcttcctgccctctctctctgttGGCGCCCAGGGCTACTGTGTACCCACACCTTGTCTACCAGGACTGCCGTGCCCTGTCTCCTCTCACACTGTCCCTCCGCAGCTTCCGGCCGCTGCCCACACCTCTCCGGCTGGGTCGTCTCTGTCCCAGTCTGctcttttgctttctctttttggCACTTACGTCTGTTTCTCTGGTCCGGCCCAGCCGCTTGAATGTAAGGTCCTGAAAAACTGTAATTCTGTTCAGACTGCTGTGTTTTATGCgcgtgagtgttttgcctgcgtgtaagTTTTGGACCCTGGTAtccgtggaggtcagaagagggcaccagattcctggAATTAGAGTCACAagggttgtgggccaccatgccataaggggactgaacctgggtcctttgcaagagctacaagtgctcttaatcatgagccatctctccaggccctgaaaaaccaatttttaaaatcttttggtTTATTGTTAGATAGCCAACCCTTAAGAACAAGGCATGACTGGCATATACTTGGTGCCCGGTAACTGGGTGAATGatatgaatgagtgaatgaaataACAGACTTGTACACAGTTACTAGAAAATACTCAATAAACGTCGCTTTTGTTTGTAACTTCCCTGTGGCTTCCTATTTGTCCTGACAGAgctttgctccctccctccctccctccctccctccctccctccctccctccctccctccctccctccctccctccctcggtCAGCTATGGAATAGGACCTCACAAAGCAGGTTCTGTATCTTGGAAGCAGGAAGAGGCTACAGTGAGCAGAGTCCTGAGGGCACTCACTTTAAGGAAGTGGAGAGGGGCCCAGGGTACTCAACGCTGGGTGTGAGGGGGAGCGGGCGCCTTCTGTCCTGCGCTCTCCTGCCAACGCTGGTTTCCTGGGGGAGCAACTCAGCCTCACCCAAGTGGGGCAATCGCCCCAGCACTCGGCTGCACCCCAGACCCTTCACTCAGCGTGTCAGAGAACCACCGCACTGCTCTCAAGGCCTTGCCATCGCTCAGCTCACTTCTACTCACGTGTCTCTCCCCAGCTTCTGGTTCCCTGTGATTTAATCCCACTGCTCTTCAAGTGTTCCAGGCAAACATGGCTGCTCGCTCACTTGCTACAGCCTCTACTTTCCCCACGTCAAGTCCGACCAGATAACATACAGCCAGTCCTCCACAGAGCCTTGGCGGGATCGATGTCAGCCCCCAGTCACCCTCCCTGACACCCCGAGGTAAGCCGGGCTTTAAAGGCATGGGTGGACCGACCCAGAAAGCAGCAGGGAAAGCACAGGGTGAGACAGGCTTGCGCTTGCACACAGCCAGGCCTTCCTCCAGGGCAGATGACTCAGGTGGGATTTGAGGAGTCTGTGGCAAAACCCGGCCCGTGAAAAACACCTGTCACACACCAGCCTATTCAAGACAACACTTaagggcattaaaaaaaaaatgaaccccaCTTGGCAGAGGCAGTCCTAGTTTCAGGCTAGTCAGGGtaacagtgagactctgtcacaaaaaatttaattagctaggaggaaaaaaaaaaaaaaggctaaaccAGTTGCTTGTCTCCCTCACTGCACTAGAGGGCAGTGCAGCCTCTATGGCTAGGATCAGGGCAGCGGGGTACCAGATCaccttgcttgcttacttgcttgtAAGTGACAAACCCAGGGTTTTAGAAGCGGCCTCCATCTCCAGCCTGCAAGGTTGGGAAGCCTCAGACTAAGGCTTGGAGGTCCTGGCGGGGGCTAACAGGGCAGTGATTCCAACCAGGATCAAAAAGTCATGGAGGCGAGAAGGCTCggaggcgcttgctgccaagtctgactaCCTGGGTTCCATGTGCATACCCCCAtatccagacagacagacagacagacagacagacacacttaaaaaaaaaatcatccagtaGTCTCCAGCCCAGGAACACGCTGGAGCAGAGCCCCAGGCCTAAAGAACTCACACAATGCCAACGTGCTCAGAGCACCTGACATCCCAGCCTTCAGGAAGCCTCCTGCTGCAGACATGGCATGAGAACAGAGGCTGGGAAGACAGCCCAGGGCTCAGGGCAGGGCAGAGCGAAGGCTGGGTGTGGCCGGAGGTGACAAGAGTGCAGGAGGTGACTGCACGGGTTAAGGCAGCCAAGCCCTGCTCCCGGAGCAGGGGCTGTTCCATCTGAGTAGTCATTTCACCCTgccgtgcctcagtttccttatcttcAGCTCTCTGCTTATCAGTTAAGGTAATAAGCGAGTCTCATATGTTAAAAGTTTCATACAGGATGTAAAAATGACTAGAAAGGCAGGAGTTTTCACTGGACTGGGAGGTCCGTGGGCCTACACAGGTGCTGTGGGGCCGGGAGCAGACTAGCAAATGTCTCAGACCTCCAAGATGTGAATGGCTTTCTGAAACTCCCAAACTCTTTGAAATTCCACAAGCTGAATGGTGGCACCTCTGGTTTATAAGATCTCACCAGTTTCTAACCTTCGACTATATTATAACTGCTTGGGATATATGGTAAAAACACACTTTAATACTGGTCCAGAGAGGAGACTCAGGTCCAGACCGGAAGAGAACTCAGGATGCACCAGCAGGAAGAACTTCCTAATTAGTCCTCAAACAGGGGGATAACGGGTTAGACAAGACTGGGGCCATCAAGCACAGATCACAAGAGTCATGTGACATGTACATATAATAAGAACCTGACAATGTAGAGTTAGAGAATGAGCCCCAGAGCCTCTTGTAGCCTTTGGGGGACGGTAAAGCCTCGGTTCGGGGTGAGGTGGGTGAGGCCGGGGCCTACCTGGTTCTATTCTTCCATGGTAGAAGGCGCGGCTAGGCCGGTTGCCATCTGTCTGCAGCTCGTCCTCAAGGTCTGCTTCTGGGTAAACTGGTATGGGCAGTTCGTGACCCAGTTTCTCCAGCTCTTGGTGGAAATTATGGCCAGAGCTTTGGAGAAAGCCGAACACCAGTAGGTTTGTGATGTGCTCAGCCTCCAGGCCTGAGCCGTTGCTGACCTAAGATGAAAAGGGAATCAGAAACAGGGCACAGTTAATAACTGGGGATCCACAAGGCCGAGTGAGAAGGCCTATGGGCGGAAAGGTGGTCCACAACGCCCTCTCTAACTATAGCCACCAAGGAGGCGATCTAGCCACCTTCCACAGAAGCATCCCCAAAGACACCCACTGGGGAGGCGGCTCCGAGGGTGAGATCTGTATGCTTTATCAGGGGAACCAGGCAAACGCCATCGCTGCAGC
This genomic interval carries:
- the Bid gene encoding BH3-interacting domain death agonist isoform X2, which produces MDSEVSNGSGLEAEHITNLLVFGFLQSSGHNFHQELEKLGHELPIPVYPEADLEDELQTDGNRPSRAFYHGRIEPDSESQEELIQNLARHLAQVGDEMDQRIRPTLVRQLASQFMTGDLSEEDRRNYLAQALDEVKTAYPKDMESDKAMLIMTMLLAKKVASHMPSLLRDVFRTTVNFINQNLFTYVRNLVRNEMD
- the Bid gene encoding BH3-interacting domain death agonist isoform X1, with product MAGCSLVSVSRQWWPACAMDSEVSNGSGLEAEHITNLLVFGFLQSSGHNFHQELEKLGHELPIPVYPEADLEDELQTDGNRPSRAFYHGRIEPDSESQEELIQNLARHLAQVGDEMDQRIRPTLVRQLASQFMTGDLSEEDRRNYLAQALDEVKTAYPKDMESDKAMLIMTMLLAKKVASHMPSLLRDVFRTTVNFINQNLFTYVRNLVRNEMD